A stretch of DNA from Mucilaginibacter daejeonensis:
GGTCACGTTATCAACGTCGGCATCAACAATGGGGCTTCCCGGAAGATCCACCCTTCTGAACTTGAAGCCATGATTTTCGGGCGCCGGGTTAAAGGTCATGGTCACCGGCTCACCGGTATGAAGCCCAGTTCCTGATACGGTAACAGGGGCTTTTATGGTTCTTTGCTTTACGTTCATAAACTTTGTACAGCTGCTCACCGTATGGTCTCCGGGTCATTGCGCAGCTCAGCAATTGTTTTTTCTAATTCTTCTATTCGTTTTTTGTACTCGGGCAATTGCTGTACCACCACCTGAGCACGTAAAAAGTCCTTATAAGGCTGCAGTAATATGCCCGCCCATTTCTTATTCTCTTCCAGTATGCTGCGGTTTATGCCGGTCTGCGCCTGGATCTGTGATCCTTTTGCTATCGTTATATGCCCAACAACACCCACCTGGCCACCCATGATCACGTTCTCACCGATCTTGGTACTGCCTGATACACCTGTTTGCGCAGCGATGACCGTATTGCTACCCACCTCTACGTTGTGTGCGATCTGGATCAGGTTATCGAGCTTTACGCCTTTACGTATAATGGTCGATCCCATCGTGGCACAGTCTATCGTGGTGTTAGCACCGATCTCCACATCATCCTCGATCACCACATTACCGATCTGGTTAACTTTTTTATAGGTACCATCGGCAGTAGGTGCAAAGCCAAAACCATCGCTCCCGATCACCGCTCCAGAGTGTATGGTCACGTTATTACCGATCACACAATCAGCATAGATCTTTACGCCTGCAAAAAGGGTAACATTATTGCCCAAAGTTACATTATCGCCAACATAACTGTTAGGGTATATCTTGCAATTATGGCCCAGCTTTACGTTGGTGCCAAGGTACGCAAAAGCACCCACATAAGCATCTTCTCCAGGCACCACGGTAGGGTGTATGAAACAAGGCTGCTCGATGCCTTTTTTATTGTATTTTAAGGTGTTATATTTTTCAAGGAGTACAGAGAAAGCGCTATAAGCGTCGGCTACACGCACCAAGGTTGCGGTCACCGTATCGGTAAGTTCAAGGTCCTTGTTAACGATCACTACCGAGGCCTTTGTTTGATACAAAAAAGGCTCGTATCTGCGATTGGCCAGGAAAGATAATGAACCTGCCGATGCCTCCTCGATCTTCGCCAATGAACTCACGACCACCGTTGGATCGCCCTCAATAGTTCCGTTCAGCAACAAGCTTATCTCCTGTGCAGTAAATCGCATCGTACAAAGTTATATGTTAAAACTTAAGCAACAAATAATAAACATAGCCTTAACAAACTAAATAAGGTCTTTAGTATAGCAAAATATATATTTTTCTACAGTTTTTGCCAGCGCTTCCAGGTTGGCGTTATCACTTGCGGTGGTGATATCGCTTATGGCCCCGCCCTTCCTTAATATGCTGATATTGGTATCATCTACCTTGTAAGCATTGTTGCTGATCACGTCGGTAAACACAAAGTACCATGACTCATCATAGCTGATGCCGTAGCGTTGTACCGCACGCTGGCGTAGCTCCTCCATACGCGCTGCATCTGGCGGTGTGTTAGTGATATCGACATGATAGAGCCTGCGCTGTATGAAACGCTCACATAATTGCGACAATACCTTATCAGGATGCCGTGTCCACACTTTTACCGAGGCCATAATGTCGGCATCATCCAAACAGGTGAAGGTTTCGAGGTGACGCTCATCGCTGATGAACTCTTCTTTAGTTATGCTGGCCTGCAAAAAGTGCTCGAGCGCCGGCGTGCAAAATAATTGCTGACCCTGTAACGCCATTTCACGAGCACGGCGCAGGGCCTTACCCAGCATTTGCTCGCCCGAGGTAACGGTCTTGTGCAGGTATACCTGCCAGTACATCAGCCTGCGGGCCACCAGGAACTTTTCGATCGAGTAGATACCTTTTTCCTCTACTACTATGGCATCATCCACCACGTTAAGCATCTTGATGATCCGCTCGGAGCTGATCACCCCTTCTGATACGCCGGTGTAAAAACTATCGCGGTTCAGGTAGTCCAGCCGGTCCATATCCAACTGACTGGATACGAGTTGATGCAGGAACCTTTTAGGATAAGTATCATTAAATATTTGGATGGCGGTGGTGAGCTTGCCGTCGAACCGACGGTTCAGCTTATCCATGATCAGGGTGCTGATGTCCTCATGGTCGATGCCCTTCACGATGTGCTCTTCCAAAGCATGCGAAAATGGACCGTGACCGATGTCATGCAGCAGGATGGCGATCATCACTGCTTCTTCTTCGTGCGGGGTAATGTAATGGCCCTTATCGCACAGCGTTTTGACGGCCAGCTGCATTAGGTGCATGGCACCCAGTGCATGGTGAAAACGGGTGTGCAGGGCGCCAGGGTATACCAGGTGTGCCATACCCGTTTGTTTGATATAGCGTAGACGCTGAAAATAAGGGTGCTCCATCAGATCGAACACCAGATCGGTAGCTATGCTGATGAAGCCGTAGACCGGGTCGTTTATTATTTTTTTCTTATTCAAGCGTACTACATTATAATTTTGCAAAAGTGTTAAATTAACCCAAAGTGGCAACCATTGAAATGTTATTTTTTGTTAATACACACCGTTTTGGACAACAATTAGCTATACTGGCAGTTATAACCCAACATTAGTACATATAACATGCAAGACACCACCATACTTTGGGCCGACGACGAGATAGATCTGCTGAAACCACATATACTGTTCCTGAAAGAGAAAGGCTACAATGTAAAGACCTTTACCAATGGTGCCGATGCGCTTGAGGCTTTTAAAGAAGATCATTTTGACCTGGTGTTCCTGGACGAGAATATGCCCGGCCTGACCGGCCTCGAGACCCTTACCAGGATCAAAGAGGTGAACACCGATGTGCCGATCGTACTGATCACCAAGAACGAGGAAGAACCCATGATGGAAGACGCCATCGGGTCGAAGATAGATGACTACCTGATCAAACCTGTTAACCCTAAACAGGTGTTGCTCACGATCAAAAAACTGACCGAGAACAAGCGCCTGGTGAACGAAAAGACCACCATGGCCTATCAACAGGATTTCCGTAACCTGGGCATGACCCTGAACGATAACCTGAACTTCCAGGAGTGGGTAGATGTATATAAAAAACTGATCTACTGGGAACTGGAACTGGGCCAACTGACCGATGCCGGTATGCACGAGATCCTGACCCTGCAAAAGGCGGAGGCCAACGTACAGTTCTGTAAATTTATCGAGAAGAATTACCTGAACTGGATCAAGAACCCCGATACCGCGCCTACGTTGTCGCACCAGTTGTTCAAGAAAAAGGTCTTCAATAAACTGGAAAGCGATGTGCCGGTATTCTTTATTTTGATCGATAACCTGCGGTATGACCAGTTCAAGATCATTAACCCGATCATTTCCGAATATTTCCGTTTAGAGGAAGAAGACACCTATTATAGTATACTACCTACGGCCACTCAATATGCCCGTAACGCCATATTTGCCGGCCTGATGCCGCTGGATATGGAAAAACGTTTCCCCGGCATGTGGCAAAATGATGAGGACGAAGGCGGCAAGAACCTGCACGAGGAAGCCTTTTTGGGCGACCAGATCAAACGGGTGTTACGCAAGGATTGCAAGTTCTCGTACCATAAGATATTGAACATTGATGAAGGCCGATCGCTGAATGACTCGGTGAACAACCTGATGAACAACGAGCTGAACGTGGTGGTATACAATTTTGTGGATATGCTATCGCACGCCCGTACCGACATGCAAATGATCCGCGAGCTTGCCAGCGACGATGCTGCTTATCGTTCATTGACCTTGTCATGGTTCGAGCACTCACCATTGCTTGACCTGTTGAAGTTCCTGTCAACCAAACAAGTGAAGGTGGTGATCACCACCGATCATGGTACCATCAGGGTTAAAACACCAAGCAAGATCATTGGCGATAAGAACACCAATACCAACCTTCGTTATAAACAAGGCAAGAACCTGAACTTTAACGCCAAGGAAGTGTTCCACATCCGCAACCCGCATGATGCCATGCTGCCTAAGCTGCATGTGAGCAGCAGCTTTGCCTTTGCCAAAGAGGACAGCTATTTTGTTTACCCGAACAACTACAACCACTTTGTCAATTTTTACAACGAGACCTTCCAGCATGGCGGCATCTCGTTAGAAGAAATGATCATTCCGGTGGTCACTTATGGCGTGAAGTAAATATTTTTGTCGGCATCATGACAAGCAGTGATCTTCTTAACCTCATGATGCCGATGTTATTATGAACGGTACGCACCATATCACCATATCATCCCTTGCCAATCTTCCTCAGGCGGCGCAGGAAATCATTAGTTTTGCCGGGGAGCAAAAGATATATCTTTTCTACGGCCACATGGGAGCGGGCAAGACCACTTTCATTAAGGCCATATGCGCCCAATTAGGCGTTGCCGATGAGGTGACCAGCCCTACCTTCGCCATTGTGAACGAATATAATGGAAGTGACGGGCGCATATTCCACTTTGACCTGTACCGCCTTAAAGACCAGACCGAAGCTTTGGATATGGGCTATGAGGAATACTTTTATTCGGGCGATCGCTGCCTAATCGAGTGGCCCGAAAAGATCCCCGACCTGCTGCCGCCGCATTATATTAAGGTGAGTATAGAGGCCACCGGTGCCGACAGCCGTAAAATTACCTTCGAAAGTATATGAACATTGTCATGTTCTTAGTATCTTCATCAGCCTTAACTACAACTACCTGTTACAAGGCTTTGCACAACAACGAGATATGAGCTCAGGGTTATATAGTGGGTTTTCTGACGTGGCCAAGCAGGCCATGATGCAGCCGCAGGAGTCGATGCTGGAGACCAAAAGCCGCAAGAACAAACTTTATATAGGCATACCACGCGAGGTATCGTTTCAGGAGAACCGGATCGCACTAACCCCTTTATCAGTAGCGTTACTGGTGGATAACGGGCACGATGTGCTTTTAGAGACCAACGCCGGCAAGGCTGCAAATTTCTTAGATAGCCATTACAGCGAGCAGGGTGCACAGATCGTTTACGATACCAAAAAGGTATACGAGGCCGACATCATACTAAAAGTGGCACCACCCACCATGGCCGAGATCGAGCTGATGAAGCCCGGCCAGATCCTGATCTCGACCTTACAGATATCCACCCTTAAGGCCGAATGCCTACAGGCCATGATCAACAAAAAGATCACCGCCCTTTCATTCGAGCATTTGCGGGATGAAGGCGGTACGCTGAGTGTGGTACGAGCCATGAGCGAGATCGTTGGCGCCACCTCTATAGCCATCGCCAGTGAATACCTGAGCAATGTTTTCGGTGGCAAGGGCCTAATGCTGGGCGGCATAACCGGTGTACCACCTACCGAGATCGTGATCCTGGGTGCCGGCACCGTTGGCGAATATGCCGCACGCACCGCTATATCATTAGGTGCACAGGTGAAGGTGTTCGACCCATCGATATATAAACTACGTCGCTTGCAAAATAACATTGG
This window harbors:
- a CDS encoding alanine dehydrogenase, which gives rise to MSSGLYSGFSDVAKQAMMQPQESMLETKSRKNKLYIGIPREVSFQENRIALTPLSVALLVDNGHDVLLETNAGKAANFLDSHYSEQGAQIVYDTKKVYEADIILKVAPPTMAEIELMKPGQILISTLQISTLKAECLQAMINKKITALSFEHLRDEGGTLSVVRAMSEIVGATSIAIASEYLSNVFGGKGLMLGGITGVPPTEIVILGAGTVGEYAARTAISLGAQVKVFDPSIYKLRRLQNNIGNRVFTSVIQPIVLEKAVTTCDVVIGALRSEDGRSPCIISESTVSRMKPNSVLIDVSIDQGGCFETSEVTNHTHPVFRKYDVIHYCVPNIASRVARTATYALTNIFSPILLDIGEKGGINNLIWQKVGVRNSVYIYHGQLTNKHLGERFNIPCKDLDLLLVSNR
- a CDS encoding HD domain-containing protein — its product is MNKKKIINDPVYGFISIATDLVFDLMEHPYFQRLRYIKQTGMAHLVYPGALHTRFHHALGAMHLMQLAVKTLCDKGHYITPHEEEAVMIAILLHDIGHGPFSHALEEHIVKGIDHEDISTLIMDKLNRRFDGKLTTAIQIFNDTYPKRFLHQLVSSQLDMDRLDYLNRDSFYTGVSEGVISSERIIKMLNVVDDAIVVEEKGIYSIEKFLVARRLMYWQVYLHKTVTSGEQMLGKALRRAREMALQGQQLFCTPALEHFLQASITKEEFISDERHLETFTCLDDADIMASVKVWTRHPDKVLSQLCERFIQRRLYHVDITNTPPDAARMEELRQRAVQRYGISYDESWYFVFTDVISNNAYKVDDTNISILRKGGAISDITTASDNANLEALAKTVEKYIFCYTKDLI
- the lpxD gene encoding UDP-3-O-(3-hydroxymyristoyl)glucosamine N-acyltransferase produces the protein MRFTAQEISLLLNGTIEGDPTVVVSSLAKIEEASAGSLSFLANRRYEPFLYQTKASVVIVNKDLELTDTVTATLVRVADAYSAFSVLLEKYNTLKYNKKGIEQPCFIHPTVVPGEDAYVGAFAYLGTNVKLGHNCKIYPNSYVGDNVTLGNNVTLFAGVKIYADCVIGNNVTIHSGAVIGSDGFGFAPTADGTYKKVNQIGNVVIEDDVEIGANTTIDCATMGSTIIRKGVKLDNLIQIAHNVEVGSNTVIAAQTGVSGSTKIGENVIMGGQVGVVGHITIAKGSQIQAQTGINRSILEENKKWAGILLQPYKDFLRAQVVVQQLPEYKKRIEELEKTIAELRNDPETIR
- the porX gene encoding T9SS response regulator signal transducer PorX → MQDTTILWADDEIDLLKPHILFLKEKGYNVKTFTNGADALEAFKEDHFDLVFLDENMPGLTGLETLTRIKEVNTDVPIVLITKNEEEPMMEDAIGSKIDDYLIKPVNPKQVLLTIKKLTENKRLVNEKTTMAYQQDFRNLGMTLNDNLNFQEWVDVYKKLIYWELELGQLTDAGMHEILTLQKAEANVQFCKFIEKNYLNWIKNPDTAPTLSHQLFKKKVFNKLESDVPVFFILIDNLRYDQFKIINPIISEYFRLEEEDTYYSILPTATQYARNAIFAGLMPLDMEKRFPGMWQNDEDEGGKNLHEEAFLGDQIKRVLRKDCKFSYHKILNIDEGRSLNDSVNNLMNNELNVVVYNFVDMLSHARTDMQMIRELASDDAAYRSLTLSWFEHSPLLDLLKFLSTKQVKVVITTDHGTIRVKTPSKIIGDKNTNTNLRYKQGKNLNFNAKEVFHIRNPHDAMLPKLHVSSSFAFAKEDSYFVYPNNYNHFVNFYNETFQHGGISLEEMIIPVVTYGVK
- the tsaE gene encoding tRNA (adenosine(37)-N6)-threonylcarbamoyltransferase complex ATPase subunit type 1 TsaE, with amino-acid sequence MNGTHHITISSLANLPQAAQEIISFAGEQKIYLFYGHMGAGKTTFIKAICAQLGVADEVTSPTFAIVNEYNGSDGRIFHFDLYRLKDQTEALDMGYEEYFYSGDRCLIEWPEKIPDLLPPHYIKVSIEATGADSRKITFESI